A part of Aegilops tauschii subsp. strangulata cultivar AL8/78 chromosome 2, Aet v6.0, whole genome shotgun sequence genomic DNA contains:
- the LOC109781090 gene encoding mitotic spindle checkpoint protein MAD2 has product MASRTASKDIITLKGSAAIVSEFFGYAANSILYNRGVYPEESFGKVKKYGLPMLLTQDKAVKTFLTNLTSQLSEWLEGGKLQRIVLVIMSKATGEVLERWNFNIITDGEVVEKGAVKEKSDKEIMREIQAIMRQVNSCISFLPCLDEPCIFDVLAYTDSDTTVPFTWMESDAKLIENPQMVKLHSFDTKIHKVDTLVSYKVDDLDEQ; this is encoded by the exons ATGGCGTCGAGGACGGCGTCCAAGGACATCATCACGCTCAAGGGCTCCGCCGCCATCGTCAGCGAGTTCTTCG GTTACGCGGCCAACAG CATCCTGTACAACCGCGGGGTGTACCCGGAGGAGAGCTTCGGCAAGGTGAAGAAGTACGGCCTCCCCATGCTGCTCACGCAGGACAAGGCCGTCAAGACCTTCCTCACCAACCTCACCTCCCAGCTCTCAG AGTGGCTGGAGGGTGGGAAGCTGCAGAGGATTGTGCTGGTCATCATGAGCAAGGCCACCGGCGAGGTGCTCGAGCGCTGGAACTTCAACATCATCACTGACGGCGAGGTCGTCGAGAAAGG GGCGGTGAAGGAGAAGAGCGACAAGGAGATCATGAGGGAGATCCAGGCCATCATGCGGCAGGTCAACTCCTGCATCTCCTTCCTCCCCTGCCTCGATGAGCCAT GCATATTCGACGTGCTGGCCTACACCGACTCGGACACCACCGTGCCCTTCACCTGGATGGAGAGCGACGCCAAGCTCATCGAAAACCCGCAGATGGTGAAGCTGCACTCGTTCGACACCAAG ATCCACAAGGTGGACACGCTGGTGTCGTACAAGGTGGACGACTTGGACGAGCAGTGA
- the LOC109781089 gene encoding trihelix transcription factor GT-4, with translation MAGSGRAQQGRPLISLSSSRRPRPSLVGRGAPAALSSEPPLPPPLTSPHARNTVSLPDPTTRRRSSAAAMLLAGPQPPTPPLLLPESSGEDGGAHDHDSSSRASAPKKRAETWVQDETLSLIALRREMDNHFNTSKSNKHLWEAISAKMREQGFDRSPTMCTDKWRNLLKEFKKARSHARSSAGAGGNGSAKMAYYKEIDDLLKRRGKAAASPAGSGGGGGAAKSPTPTSKIESYLQFADKGFEDANIPFGPVEASHPLALTTADAVATNGVNPWNWRDTSTNGGDNQGTYGGRVILVKWGDYTKRIGIDGTAEAIKEAIKSAFGLRTRRAFWLEDEDEVVRSLDRDMPVGVYALHLDNGITIKLCTFEDADRMTVRTEDKTFYTEDDFRDFLSRRGWTLLREYSGYRVADTLDDLRPGAIYQGMRSLVD, from the exons ATGGCCGGGTCGGGCCGGGCTCAGCAGGGCCGTCCTCTGATAAGTTTGTCCTCCTCCCGGAGACCCCGACCGTCCCTCGTCGGGAGAGGGGCCCCGGCTGCGCTCTCCAGTGAGCCTCCACTCCCACCACCGCTCACCTCGCCTCACGCACGCAACACAGTCTCGCTCCCAGACCCCACCACCCGTCGCCGCTCCTCCGCCGCGGCGATGCTCCTCGCCGGGCCGCAGCCCCCTACCCCGCCGCTGCTGCTCCCGGAGAGcagcggcgaggacggcggcgcccACGACCACGACTCCTCCTCGCGGGCCTCGGCCCCGAAGAAGCGCGCCGAGACCTGGGTCCAGGACGAGACGCTCAGCCTCATCGCGCTGCGCCGTGAGATGGACAACCACTTCAACACCTCCAAGTCCAACAAGCACCTCTGGGAGGCCATCTCCGCCAAGATGCGGGAGCAGGGCTTCGACCGCTCCCCGACCATGTGCACCGACAAGTGGCGCAACCTCCTCAAGGAGTTCAAGAAGGCTCGCAGCCACGCCCGCAgcagcgccggcgccggcgggaaCGGCTCCGCCAAGATGGCCTACTACAAGGAGATCGACGACCTGCTCAAGCGCCGCGGGAAGGCGGCCGCCTCGCCCGCGGGGAGTGGTGGTGGAGGTGGCGCCGCGAAGAGCCCCACGCCCACCTCCAAGATCGAGTCTTACCTGCAATTCGCGGATAAAG GTTTTGAAGATGCCAACATTCCATTTGGTCCTGTTGAAG CGAGTCATCCACTTGCCTTAACGACAGCTGATGCAGTTGCAACCAATGGTGTGAATCCATGGAACTGGAGAGACACCTCAACTAATG GTGGAGATAATCAAGGTACTTATGGTGGGAGGGTCATCCTAGTCAAGTGGGGTGACTATACTAAAAGAATAGGGATTGATGGTACTGCCGAGGCAATTAAAGAGGCCATCAAATCGGCCTTTGGATTAAGAACAAGGCGGGCTTTTTGGCTTGAAGATGAGGACGAGGTTGTTCGTTCCTTGGACAGGGACATGCCAGTCGGAGTATATGCTCTTCATCTTGATAATG GGATAACAATCAAACTCTGCACATTCGAAGATGCAGACCGCATGACAGTCCGGACAGAAGATAAGACATTCTACACTGAAGACGACTTCAGAGATTTTCTGTCACGGCGTGGTTGGACACTCCTCAGGGAGTATAGTGGCTACAGAGTTGCTGATACTCTGGACGATCTTCGCCCTGGCGCGATTTACCAGGGGATGCGCTCGCTTGTAGATTGA